One genomic window of Thermococcus indicus includes the following:
- a CDS encoding PIN domain-containing protein, translated as MKDVVFIDTSIIVEYLLNGPKADFAEIVLSGSSTNVTSTMVYRESQGISELKTIMRKYRLMPSDAQIVLTCRNYGIEKIATFDSDFKRVDFLKTMGV; from the coding sequence TTGAAGGACGTCGTTTTTATTGACACCTCCATCATAGTCGAGTACCTCCTGAACGGGCCGAAGGCAGATTTTGCGGAAATCGTTCTGAGCGGTTCTTCAACCAACGTGACCTCTACCATGGTTTATAGGGAATCTCAGGGAATAAGTGAACTCAAGACAATCATGAGAAAGTATCGCTTGATGCCCTCTGACGCTCAAATAGTCCTAACCTGCAGGAATTATGGCATTGAAAAAATAGCCACGTTTGATTCCGACTTCAAGAGGGTTGATTTTCTAAAAACAATGGGGGTTTGA
- a CDS encoding type II toxin-antitoxin system VapC family toxin produces MTTDLVLDTSGFDVLFLACTKRADAKLVTDDKKMYEKAVKAGIKAELLRETTSSP; encoded by the coding sequence ATGACTACTGACCTCGTCCTCGACACGAGTGGCTTTGATGTTCTCTTCCTGGCATGTACAAAAAGAGCAGACGCCAAACTGGTAACCGACGACAAAAAGATGTACGAAAAAGCGGTAAAAGCCGGGATAAAAGCTGAACTGCTCAGGGAGACGACTTCATCTCCATAA
- a CDS encoding MogA/MoaB family molybdenum cofactor biosynthesis protein: MGAEEHKRKAPRKFKFAVITVSDTASRGEKEDKSGKFLVEELEKAGHERVLYKIVPDEKMEIIGAVIDAFRAGAEVLVTSGGTGIASRDVTIESVRPLLDKELTGFGEIFRLLSYEEIGTAAVMTRATAGIIRSQGRAMAIFCLPGSLGAAKTGIRIILSEAGHVLKHGRE, translated from the coding sequence ATGGGCGCTGAGGAGCACAAGAGGAAGGCCCCACGGAAGTTCAAGTTCGCGGTCATAACGGTGAGCGACACGGCCAGCAGGGGAGAGAAAGAGGATAAGAGCGGAAAGTTTCTCGTCGAGGAGCTTGAGAAGGCTGGACACGAGAGGGTTCTTTACAAAATAGTCCCTGACGAGAAGATGGAAATCATTGGGGCAGTGATCGATGCCTTCAGGGCTGGGGCGGAAGTTCTGGTAACCTCCGGCGGAACTGGAATAGCGAGCAGGGACGTTACGATAGAGAGCGTCAGGCCGCTTTTGGACAAGGAGCTGACGGGCTTCGGCGAGATTTTTAGGCTTCTGAGCTACGAGGAGATAGGCACAGCCGCGGTCATGACGAGGGCAACCGCGGGGATAATAAGGAGCCAGGGCAGGGCAATGGCAATCTTTTGTCTGCCGGGAAGTTTGGGCGCGGCGAAGACCGGGATAAGGATTATCCTCAGCGAAGCTGGCCACGTCCTCAAGCACGGGAGGGAGTAA
- the cobT gene encoding nicotinate mononucleotide-dependent phosphoribosyltransferase CobT, with product MESLFLLVLGNTEISTVPGISVAGATPELTKLTPVADAEYLFHEKPLTIDVIPVTPEGHPTPAIITKAARELANFPVLVVRGGTYLAPLVPHVHISGHVGRDFRKGPALPEFGEIIKRAKLLGEELNKLPLKELVIGESTPGGTTTAQAVLWALGYDAKTSSASPNNPQSLKEKVISEAFGRAGIERGQLKDNPLEALRQFGDPMMATVIGISLGFRKNIVLAGGTQMLAISALLKALDEDLGRFMIATTKWVVNDKSATFLETAKEIGIITYAADLDFSESEFKGLKDYERGYVKEGVGAGGATWLVVKAGFSPEEVSKKVEELYGRLMEMKSSP from the coding sequence ATGGAGAGCTTATTCCTCCTCGTTCTGGGAAATACTGAGATAAGTACCGTTCCGGGAATCAGCGTTGCCGGGGCAACTCCTGAACTGACGAAGCTGACACCTGTTGCCGATGCGGAGTACCTCTTCCACGAGAAGCCGTTAACCATTGATGTCATTCCGGTAACTCCAGAGGGCCACCCGACGCCGGCCATAATCACGAAAGCGGCGAGAGAACTGGCGAACTTCCCGGTTCTTGTCGTCAGGGGTGGAACGTATCTCGCTCCGCTCGTCCCCCACGTGCACATCAGCGGGCACGTTGGCAGGGACTTTAGGAAGGGGCCCGCTTTACCCGAGTTCGGTGAGATAATCAAGCGGGCCAAGCTTCTCGGCGAGGAGCTTAACAAGTTGCCACTCAAAGAACTCGTCATTGGCGAGTCAACGCCCGGTGGAACGACAACTGCTCAGGCCGTCCTCTGGGCTTTGGGTTACGATGCCAAGACGAGCTCGGCCTCGCCGAACAACCCCCAGAGCCTGAAGGAGAAGGTAATCAGCGAGGCCTTTGGAAGGGCCGGAATCGAGAGGGGTCAGCTGAAGGACAACCCTCTTGAGGCTCTGAGGCAGTTCGGCGACCCGATGATGGCGACGGTGATAGGTATTTCCCTCGGCTTCAGGAAAAACATCGTCCTCGCTGGAGGAACGCAGATGTTAGCTATTTCAGCCCTTTTAAAGGCCCTCGACGAGGATTTGGGCAGGTTCATGATAGCAACAACCAAGTGGGTGGTTAATGATAAGAGCGCGACCTTCCTCGAAACGGCGAAGGAAATAGGGATAATAACCTACGCCGCAGATCTGGACTTCTCGGAGAGCGAGTTCAAGGGCCTTAAAGACTACGAGAGGGGTTACGTCAAGGAGGGTGTTGGCGCTGGAGGAGCGACGTGGCTGGTCGTTAAAGCCGGCTTCTCGCCAGAGGAAGTGAGCAAAAAGGTCGAGGAGCTTTATGGAAGGCTTATGGAGATGAAGTCGTCTCCCTGA
- a CDS encoding adenosylcobinamide amidohydrolase: MRFDHFIKRFDEPLLALSNAPHRGGLTKANGFFFMMVHKDYAGDYKADCRAFELEHGLKNFVGFMTAADIGKVLAVSRRGSVTAYVTAGITNPAIAGEEPPPWKPGTINIALVIEEGLTVGAMANAIMTATEAKTYTLLSLGYNATGTTSDGIGIFAFEGEIEWAGTATELGINIGKAVRKALEESLRTWEKTRSVK; this comes from the coding sequence ATGAGGTTTGATCACTTCATCAAGCGCTTCGACGAGCCGCTGCTGGCATTAAGCAACGCACCCCACAGAGGAGGCCTGACGAAAGCAAATGGCTTCTTCTTCATGATGGTGCACAAGGATTATGCAGGGGATTACAAAGCCGACTGCCGTGCCTTTGAGCTGGAACACGGGCTCAAAAACTTCGTGGGCTTCATGACCGCCGCCGACATTGGGAAAGTGCTCGCGGTTTCAAGGCGCGGAAGCGTTACTGCCTACGTGACGGCGGGGATTACAAATCCAGCGATAGCTGGCGAAGAGCCACCACCGTGGAAACCTGGAACGATAAACATCGCCCTCGTAATTGAGGAAGGCCTAACCGTCGGCGCGATGGCCAACGCAATAATGACGGCAACCGAAGCCAAAACCTATACACTTCTGAGCCTCGGCTACAACGCCACCGGAACGACGAGCGACGGCATCGGAATTTTTGCTTTCGAAGGCGAAATCGAGTGGGCGGGAACGGCAACGGAGCTTGGAATAAACATCGGGAAAGCCGTCAGGAAGGCCCTTGAGGAGAGTTTGAGAACGTGGGAGAAGACGAGGAGTGTTAAATAG